The following is a genomic window from Photobacterium sp. GJ3.
TTACACCGTCGCCGAGAGCATCCAAATGCCTTCCCAGCCTCAGAATGCCGCTGTCGAAACGGCCGAGGCGGTCGACATCAACAGTTTCATCTTTGATGTCCTGCAAGCCAGCCGAAAACCCTATATGGTCAATTTCGCTTTTGCCTATCCGGATCCGAACCTGTATCCCCGGCATCAGGTCAATAAATCGCTGATGCATGCCGCCCGCAGCATGTCGGTTTCGAATGCGCTGGATAATTTACCGCCGGGGAACGACACCTTGCGGACCATGATTGCCCAGCGCTACGCCGCCAAAGGGATCAGCATTTCACCAGATGAAATTGTGATCACCGCTGGCGCGCTGGAGGCGCTGAACCTGAGCCTGCAAGCCGTCACACGCCCCGGTGATTGGGTGGTGGTGGAATCCCCCACTTTTTATGGCGCGCTTCAATCGCTGGAGCGCCTTGGCCTGAAAGCCTTATCCGTCAGAACCGATGCCAGAACCGGCATTGATCTGGATTCGCTGGAACGGGCCTTTCAGTCTCATCCGGTGAAGGCGTGCTGGCTGATGACCAATCATCAGAACCCGCTGGGATTCACGCTGACGGAGGAGAAAAAGCGGCAGCTCATGATCCTGCTGAATAAGTATCAGGTCGCGCTGATTGAAGATGATGTCTACAGCGAGCTCTACGGAGGCACAGAGCAGCCTCTCCCTGCCAAAGCGTTTGATGTCCATGGCAATGTGATGCTGTGTTCCTCCTTTTCCAAATCTCTGGTTGCCGGGTTCCGGATCGGCTGGGTGGCGGCAGGCAAGCGCGCACTGGACATTCAGAAACTTCAACTCATGAGTACCCTGACCACCAGCGTACCGATTCAGCTGGCGCTGGTTGATTATCTCAGTACCCGAAACTATGAACACCACCTGAGACAACTCCGGCGAACGCTGGACAGACGGAAGAAAGCCATGTGCAAATTACTGGCACAGACTCTCCCGACAGAGGTCGAGATCATTGCCGGGGACGGGAGTTATTTCGTGTGGCTTCGCTTGCCTGAAACCTCTGATACCATGGCGATTTACGCACAGGCACTGGCAGCGCAGATCACCCTCGCACCAGGCAAAATGTTTTCACCCGGCACGCAGTTTAACCACTGTCTGCGGCTGAACACGTCCTTCGAGCTGGATGAACGGCATACTCAGGCGATCCTTCAATTGTCCCGAATCATCCGGCTTCACTGCTGCCGTGATTGAAACGCCAATGCCAGCTGACTGACCGGCAAAGAAGCACTCAACTGCATTGATTTCATCAGAATTTCTGATGATTCCCTCTTCTTCATTACCCACCATACGGCCTCGGATGAATATGGATTCACACGATAGAAAAAACCGATGACAGCCATTGATAAAAACGTCTTTATTCGATTGCGCTTCGGACTATATTCAATGATGTAACTCGAAAGGTAGCGCTTCAAAACCCGATACAAATACCTGAGTATCCAAGGAGTATGTATGAGCAACGGTAAAAGTGCAGCATCGGGCGGTTGTCCGTTCATGCACGGCAGCAACACCAACTTACGCGGAGAAGGGACCAGAAATGAAGACTGGTGGCCCAATCAACTCAACCTGAAAATCCTGCATCAGAACGACAAAAAGTCAAACCCACTGGGCGAAGACTTCAACTACGCAGAAGCATTCAAAACGCTCGATCTCAAAGCCGTTAAACAAGACATTGAACACATTCTGACAGACTCTCAGGACTGGTGGCCAGCCGACTATGGTCATTATGGTCCACTCATGATTCGGATGGCCTGGCATGCAGCCGGCACCTATCGTACCGGTGACGGCCGTGGCGGTGCCTCAACCGGGAACCAGCGTTTCGCACCACTGAACAGCTGGCCGGATAACGGCAACCTCGATAAAGCACGCCGCCTGCTTTGGCCTGTCAAACAAAAATACGGCAATAAATTATCCTGGGCCGATCTCTTTGTTCTGACCGGTAACGTCGCCCTTGAGTCCATGGGCTTTAAAACCTTTGGTTTTGGCGGGGGCCGGGCGGATATCTGGGAACCGGAAGAAGATATTTACTGGGGTGCCGAAGACGAATGGCTGGGCAACAAACGTTACAGTGGCGATCGCGATTTAGAAAATCCACTGGCTGCGGTTCAGATGGGTCTGATCTATGTCAATCCGGAAGGCCCGGATGGGAACCCGGATCCGCTCGGTTCCGGCCGGGATGTTCGCGAGACCTTTGCCCGGATGGCCATGAACGATTACGAAACCGTCGCACTGACAGCCGGAGGCCACACCTTCGGGAAATGCCATGGTGCCGGTGATGCCGCGCTGGTTGGCCCGGATCCGGAAGCCGCACCGATTGAGCAGATGGGCCTGGGCTGGAAAAATGCCCACGGCAACGGGAAAGGCCGGGATGCCATTACCAGTGGCCTGGAAGGCGCCTGGACCCCCACACCAACCCAATGGGATCACACCTACTTTGAGATGCTGCTGGGCAACGAGTGGGAACTGACAAAAAGCCCGGCAGGTGCCAATCAGTGGAAAGTCAAAACCGTCACAGATAAAAATCAGG
Proteins encoded in this region:
- a CDS encoding PLP-dependent aminotransferase family protein: MAKYEQLASQIRHQIESGIWRAGEKMPSLRKQAEHAGMSLMTVMHAYQQLESQGWLVAHPRSGYTVAESIQMPSQPQNAAVETAEAVDINSFIFDVLQASRKPYMVNFAFAYPDPNLYPRHQVNKSLMHAARSMSVSNALDNLPPGNDTLRTMIAQRYAAKGISISPDEIVITAGALEALNLSLQAVTRPGDWVVVESPTFYGALQSLERLGLKALSVRTDARTGIDLDSLERAFQSHPVKACWLMTNHQNPLGFTLTEEKKRQLMILLNKYQVALIEDDVYSELYGGTEQPLPAKAFDVHGNVMLCSSFSKSLVAGFRIGWVAAGKRALDIQKLQLMSTLTTSVPIQLALVDYLSTRNYEHHLRQLRRTLDRRKKAMCKLLAQTLPTEVEIIAGDGSYFVWLRLPETSDTMAIYAQALAAQITLAPGKMFSPGTQFNHCLRLNTSFELDERHTQAILQLSRIIRLHCCRD